A window of Rhinatrema bivittatum chromosome 2, aRhiBiv1.1, whole genome shotgun sequence contains these coding sequences:
- the LOC115083455 gene encoding gastrula zinc finger protein XlCGF57.1-like, which translates to MDGFVGPGTSVLGSRPAGVQGSQSVAQTPRLQQYRKVMKTALGVFPSPEPDPSLVKAVADPPRSENVTGVAVSLFPDPLQPRTLDSLWMVLVRLEATLGSKLKRIQGEISSLELRSVTQEKKISAHAKRLQALENKVPVMFEDLAVSFFQEEGGCLDEGHKELYSDVKENYEILSSLDNEVLQEEKGEEKREEHPIVLALISGNVCENLSQRSEGGDTSQSQQELEKKQREPARNSPDGVTACVRSDRELTDIHEHQKHLRAERPFHINSYQMTSNFHQRDLRAERPFQSTNSDQMTTELQQREEKVKNSFHCDTCGKTFDRKCHLVLHQKTHTAARPFPCSQCGKCFKHKLTLKLHQRIHTQGNTFTCIKCKKNFSSREALVIHRRTHTGQRPSHCPQDGKSYSSEFSLLNHQKMETEERTFSCSESGENIIDKQDLIINPNSQKEEKLCMCTGDDRNLYQKENFTEQLKLQTGQRAISSNECNESLCEGKIFSGDRKNLTGGRPLSCIRSEKNFNVKADVAQEKKIPKVKFQFICTECGKSCRWKSDLIIHQRIHTGEKPFICSECGKGFSHKGNFKSHQRIHTGEKPFTCSECGKCFSNKGNFKCHQIIHTGANPFTCSECGKCFSNKGNFKRHQKNNLHMRVVKV; encoded by the exons ATGGATGGTTTTGTTGGTCCTGGGACTTCAGTGCTGGGGTCCAGACCTGCCGGGGTACAGGGGTCACAGTCTGTAGCTCAGACTCCTCGCCTGCAGCAGTACAGGAAGGTTATGAAGACAGCACTGGGAGTTTTCCCTTCACCAGAGCCCGATCCCTCCTTGGTGAAGGCTGTGGCTGATCCCCCAAGATCAGAAAATGTTACAGGGGTGGCTGTGTCCCTTTTCCCCGATCCACTGCAGCCCAGAACTTTGGACTCTTTGTGGATGGTTCTGGTGCGTCTGGAAGCGACACTTGGCAGCAAGTTGAAAAGGATTCAAGGGGAAATCTCCTCACTGGAGCTGCGCTCGGTGACccaggagaagaaaatctctgCTCATGCTAAACGGCTGCAGGCGTTGGAGAACAAG gtgccggtgaTGTTTGAGGACCTCGCTGTCTCTTTCTTCCAGGAGGAAGGGGGTTGTTTAGATGAAGGACATAAGGAGCTTTACAGTGatgtgaaggagaattatgagatccTGAGCTCTTTAG ACAATGAGGTATTACAagaagagaagggggaggagaaaagagaagagcaCCCTATAGTACTAGCACTTATATCAGGAAATGTCTGTGAGAATCTTTCCCAGAGGTCTGAGGGGGGAGACACTAGCCAAAGTCAGCAGGAATTGGAGAAGAAGCAGCGAGAACCTGCAAGAAACTCACCAGATGGAGTCACTGCATGTGTGAGAAGTGACAGGGAGCTCACAGACATCCATGAGCACCAGAAACAcctgagagcagagagacccttccATATTAATAGTTATCAAATGACTTCTAACTTCCACCAGAGAGAcctgagagcagagagacccttccAAAGTACtaacagtgatcaaatgactACTGAACTccaacagagagaggagaaagtgaaaAACTCTTTTCACTGTGACACCTGTGGGAAAACCTTTGATCGGAAATGTCATTTAGTATTGCACCAGAAAACCCACACAGCAGCAAGACCTTTTCCATGCTCTcagtgtggaaaatgtttcaaacatAAGTTAACCCTGAAATTACACCAGCGAATCCACACTCAAGGGAACACATTCACTTGTATTAAATGTAAGAAAAACTTTTCTAGCAGGGAAGCCTTAGTAATACACCGAAGAACACACACAGGACAGAGACCCTCTCATTGCCCTCAAGATGGGAAATCTTACAGCTCTGAGTTCTCTTTATTAAATCACCAGAAAATGGAGACAgaagagagaacattttcatgttctgaaagTGGGGAAAACATCATTGACAAGCAAGATTTAATAATAAACCCAAATtcccagaaagaagaaaaattatgCATGTGTACTGGTGATGACAGAAACTTATATCAGAAAGAAAACTTCACAGAACAACTAAAATTACAAACAGGACAGAGAGCAATTTCAAGTAATGAGTGCAATGAAAGCTTATGTGAGGGGAAAATCTTTTCAGGGGACAGAAAAAACCTTACTGGTgggagaccattgtcttgtattCGATCTGAAAAAAACTTCAATGTGAAGGCAGATGTCGCACAAGAGAAGAAAATTCCCAAAGTAAAATTCCAATttatatgtactgagtgtggtaaaagctgcAGGTGGAAGAGTGACCTCATCATCCACCAGAGAATACACACGGGAGAAAAGCCATTtatatgtagtgagtgtggtaaaggTTTCAGTCACAAAGGAAACTTCAAAAGTCACCAGAGAattcacacaggagagaagccatttacatgtagtgagtgtggtaaatgTTTCAGTAACAAAGGAAACTTCAAATGTCACCAGATAATCCACACTGGAGCGAATCCATTTACTTGTAGTGAATGTGGTAAATGTTTCAGTAACAAAGGAAACTTCAAACGCCACCAGAAAAACAATTTACATATGAGAGTGGTAAAAGTTTAA